The following coding sequences lie in one Cydia fagiglandana chromosome 27, ilCydFagi1.1, whole genome shotgun sequence genomic window:
- the LOC134677820 gene encoding uncharacterized protein LOC134677820, translating to MLLENTNDKNLDYNGYTKPATKTATVIGNVTNVVQENHSIVDDQLNYLKDILNITEGNATAKRSMKYDELVVDRIDLIDMFNKSNDLDKEKNWQNAPVQDKNAYEILTQESTTETVTPKPISEKGLVKVLTMLTRTFKKIMKQHNAIKVIHEQMNTENKEFKEKMKVNTKKLNDFDVKYLNILKLIEKLNNFHDCLKNKEQMFKKKEETIAKNMLDFENQQNKFLSQQQQFYNIQKMMLLQNEKINEKQNSIAKIQNEISHRQNHFAKILKKAKQNIQNDKYLKVNPDIIGPKENKEKNTTIMNYVHQQLTTERTTSIEPIKINLLSMPSNNVIENQDQMILKEKDDKSVDDLIYKYYFNNTFIDTIIKNKILGGIHMGDKTSIARSAKLSAKRNQKQDKNVKPKTTLLFPVDKISFKRQRRWINHHSTRKHRKRHHSKGHPVLKDTGKHETVKSTTTEAPKVAKESDLTAKDPFLMMATSFCKEIGQHSTKQILDWCVEKAIRRLSTLDRNMMAPNIVPKLPQQQPSTKMAVTATTPIGTTTTHITEAPVSMVTAPPALFVKDTQKLATKIGLSDNHFFPDNQELEQNLKAFDLTPDTAGNVYFDGSLHASDILGDKQSEGLSDVLPGYDSNSKIELDPRFIRMQLQKKHLQTNIPPKIWKN from the exons ATGCTGCTAGAAAACACTAATGACAAAAATTTGGACTACAATGGTTATACTAAGCCAGCAACTAAAACTGCCACGGTCATTGGAAATGTAACTAATGTAGTACAAGAAAACCACAGTATCGTGGATGACCAGTTAAACtatttaaaagatatattaaatattactGAAGGAAATGCAACTGCTAAGAGAAGTATGAAATACGACGAATTAGTTGTCGATAGAATCGATTTAATTGATATGTTCAATAAAAGTAATGATTTAGATAAAGAAAAAAATTGGCAAAATGCTCCAGTTCAAGATAAAAATGCGTATGAAATTCTTACTCAAGAATCTACAACAGAAACGGTAACGCCAAAGCCCATTTCAGAAAAAGGACTAGTAAAAGTACTTACAATGTTAACACgtacttttaaaaaaataatgaagcaaCACAATGCCATCAAAGTAATTCATGAACAAATGAACACCGAAAACAAagaatttaaagagaaaatgaaAGTAAACACGAAAAAACTTAATGATTTCGATGTGAAATATTTGAATATCTTGAAATTAATTGAGAAATTAAATAACTTTCATGACTGCTTGAAGAACAAGGAACAGATGTTTAAAAAGAAAGAAGAGACGATAGCTAAGAACATGCTGGATTTTGAGAATCAGCAAAACAAGTTCTTATCTCAGCAACAACAGTTTTACAATATACAGAAGATGATGCTGTTACAAAATGAAAAGATTAATGAAAAACAAAACTCAATTGCTAAAATACAGAATGAAATATCACATAGGCAAAACCATTTTGCGAAAATACTTAAAAAGGCTaaacaaaatattcaaaatgaCAAATATCTTAAGGTTAATCCCGATATAATAGGACCCaaggaaaataaagaaaaaaacacAACTATAATGAATTATGTACATCAACAACTTACAACAGAACGTACTACATCAATAGAaccaattaaaataaatctattaTCTATGCCATCCAACAACGTTATAGAAAACCAAGATCAAATGATACTAAAGGAGAAAGATGACAAGTCAGTAGACGacttaatttataaatactACTTCAACAACACATTCATcgacacaataataaaaaacaaaatactaGGAGGTATACACATGGGAGACAAAACAAGCATAGCGAGAAGCGCTAAGCTATCAGCAAAAAGGAATCAAAAGCAAGACAAAAATGTTAAACCTAAAACAACATTGCTATTTCCAGTTGACAAAATCAGTTTCAAGCGACAGCGGAGATGGATAAACCATCATTCGACACGAAAACATAGAAAACGACACCATAGCAAAGGACATCCAGTTCTTAAAGACACAGGTAAACATGAGACTGTCAAATCAACAACTACTGAAGCACCGAAGGTTGCTAAAGAATCAGATCTGACAGCGAAAGATCCCTTTCTGATGATGGCGACAAGTTTCTGTAAAGAAATAGGACAACATAGCACAAAACAGATATTGGACTGGTGTGTGGAGAAGGCGATCAGACGACTGAGCACTTTAG ACAGGAATATGATGGCGCCTAATATTGTGCCTAAGCTGCCACAACAACAGCCAAGTACGAAAATGGCCGTTACGGCAACGACACCAATTGGTACCACAACTACACACATCACTGAAG CACCCGTCTCCATGGTAACGGCACCACCAGCGTTATTTGTCAAGGATACTCAAAAATTGGCAACTAAAATAGGACTTAGTGACAACCATTTTTTCCCag ATAACCAGGAATTGGAACAAAACTTAAAAGCATTTG attTAACTCCTGACACCGCTGGCAACGTTTATTTCGATGGAAGTCTACACGCAAGCGACATAC TCGGCGACAAGCAAAGCGAGGGCCTGTCAGATGTTCTGCCGGGTTATGACAGCAATTCGAAAATCGAACTGGACCCGAGATTCATTCGGATGCAGCTTCAAAAGAAACATCTTCAAACCAA CATACCTCCTAAAATATGGAAGAACTGA